One Candidatus Zixiibacteriota bacterium DNA window includes the following coding sequences:
- the kdsA gene encoding 3-deoxy-8-phosphooctulonate synthase produces the protein MTSNVFSRIENGELFLIAGPCVVESEQLCLTVAERLAELANRHKLPYIFKSSYKKANRLSASSFTGPGVDEGLSVLAKVKASLGLPILTDIHETTEILAASDVADVLQIPAFLCRQTDLVVAAGKTGRWVNIKKGQFLAPEDMALIAAKTGTKKTMLTERGTTFGYRNLVVDFRSLVIMRQTGLPVVFDVTHSLQIPGGGGTVSGGQPQYSIPLAKAAVAVGVNGLFIETHPDPRSALSDAGAMVPLDEMPKLIEACLRVRDAVQ, from the coding sequence ATGACAAGCAATGTTTTCAGTCGGATCGAAAATGGCGAGCTGTTCCTGATCGCCGGACCCTGCGTGGTCGAATCGGAGCAGCTCTGTCTGACTGTTGCCGAACGGCTCGCCGAACTTGCCAACCGACACAAGCTCCCCTATATCTTCAAGTCTTCGTACAAGAAAGCCAACCGCCTCTCAGCGTCATCGTTCACCGGACCGGGAGTTGATGAAGGCTTGTCGGTGTTGGCCAAGGTGAAGGCGAGCCTGGGACTTCCGATCCTGACAGACATTCACGAAACCACCGAAATACTCGCAGCCTCCGATGTGGCGGACGTTCTCCAGATCCCGGCGTTCCTGTGTCGGCAAACTGACCTGGTCGTGGCAGCGGGGAAAACCGGGAGATGGGTGAATATCAAGAAAGGGCAGTTTCTCGCGCCAGAAGATATGGCGTTGATCGCCGCCAAGACCGGTACAAAAAAGACCATGCTCACCGAGCGGGGAACGACCTTCGGCTATCGAAACCTGGTAGTGGACTTTCGCTCACTCGTCATCATGCGTCAGACCGGGCTCCCCGTCGTGTTCGATGTCACTCACTCGCTCCAGATACCGGGTGGCGGCGGCACTGTCTCCGGCGGACAGCCGCAGTACTCGATCCCGCTGGCCAAGGCGGCCGTAGCAGTAGGAGTCAATGGACTGTTTATCGAGACTCATCCCGACCCCCGGAGCGCGCTCTCCGATGCCGGCGCAATGGTGCCGCTGGATGAAATGCCAAAACTGATTGAGGCGTGCCTGCGTGTTCGCGACGCGGTACAATAG
- a CDS encoding KpsF/GutQ family sugar-phosphate isomerase, which yields MDLREYAKEVIRTEALAVAQMADRIDEHFNEAVELILDCKGRVIVSGMGKSGLIGKKIAATFNSTGISSFFLHPAEALHGDLGLIRPEDILMLISKSGHLEEMDTIIAAAKRLSIKIIVLGGTVGSPLYHKADLFLDCSVAAEACPNNLVPTSSSTAALVMGDALAVALLKARNFSPEDFAAYHPAGFIGRRLLKHVSELHHAGEAIPLIKPEAPFSEMILEMTGKRLGCVLITDSSGKPTGIFTDGDLRRLIEKGANFAKLKAGDVMIPKPKVISQDAILDAALAVMEKHAITQLATVDSDGRLAGVIHLHDILKSKLV from the coding sequence ATGGACCTTCGGGAATACGCCAAAGAAGTGATCCGTACGGAGGCGCTCGCAGTCGCCCAGATGGCTGACCGTATCGACGAACATTTCAACGAGGCGGTCGAACTCATCCTGGATTGCAAAGGGCGTGTGATCGTTTCCGGTATGGGGAAATCCGGGTTGATCGGCAAGAAGATCGCCGCCACTTTCAATTCGACCGGCATCTCTTCGTTCTTCCTGCATCCAGCCGAAGCGTTGCATGGGGACCTTGGCCTGATCCGACCAGAGGATATCCTGATGCTGATCTCCAAGTCCGGACATCTGGAGGAGATGGACACGATCATCGCCGCAGCCAAACGGCTCAGTATCAAAATCATTGTTTTGGGCGGCACGGTCGGCTCGCCGCTGTATCATAAGGCGGACCTTTTTCTCGACTGTTCGGTGGCCGCCGAAGCCTGCCCCAACAATCTGGTGCCGACATCGTCATCAACCGCCGCACTGGTCATGGGGGATGCACTGGCGGTGGCACTCTTGAAAGCGCGCAATTTCTCGCCCGAGGATTTCGCCGCCTATCACCCGGCCGGCTTCATCGGACGGCGACTTCTCAAACATGTTTCCGAGCTTCACCATGCCGGCGAAGCCATTCCTCTAATCAAGCCGGAGGCACCGTTCTCCGAGATGATCCTTGAAATGACCGGCAAGCGGCTGGGGTGTGTGCTAATAACCGACAGTTCCGGCAAACCGACCGGCATTTTTACCGACGGCGACCTGAGGCGTCTGATTGAAAAGGGTGCCAATTTTGCAAAGCTCAAGGCCGGCGATGTGATGATTCCAAAACCGAAGGTTATTTCGCAGGACGCCATCCTCGATGCTGCTCTCGCCGTGATGGAGAAGCACGCAATCACGCAACTGGCGACGGTTGATTCCGACGGCCGCCTGGCCGGTGTGATACACCTGCACGATATTCTCAAGTCGAAGCTGGTGTAG
- a CDS encoding HAD hydrolase family protein: MTKLTREQFKERLKAIKLMALDVDGVLTDNALLFGPDGFEMKRFNIADGFYMKLAMRAGLEIAIVSGRYSPATDTRMKELGVKRVMQGNPDKVAMLKPSLDELGITMSDVASVGDEILDLALARKVGLPIAVNNAAKELREIALYVTNTIGGAGAVREILECWFEAVDKNPEQYIY; this comes from the coding sequence ATGACCAAACTGACTCGCGAACAATTCAAAGAGCGGCTGAAAGCGATCAAACTGATGGCGCTGGATGTCGACGGCGTCTTGACCGACAACGCGCTGTTGTTCGGCCCCGATGGCTTTGAAATGAAGCGGTTCAATATAGCCGACGGTTTCTATATGAAACTGGCCATGCGGGCCGGGCTGGAGATCGCGATCGTCTCGGGCCGCTACTCCCCGGCCACCGACACCCGCATGAAAGAGCTGGGAGTAAAGCGCGTCATGCAGGGGAACCCGGACAAGGTCGCCATGCTGAAACCTTCGCTCGATGAGTTGGGCATAACGATGTCCGATGTCGCGTCGGTCGGCGACGAGATCCTCGACCTGGCGCTGGCTCGGAAGGTGGGTCTACCGATCGCGGTCAACAACGCCGCCAAGGAACTGAGGGAGATCGCACTGTATGTGACAAACACGATCGGCGGCGCCGGCGCGGTTCGCGAGATTCTCGAATGCTGGTTTGAAGCTGTCGACAAAAATCCGGAACAGTATATTTATTAA
- a CDS encoding PDZ domain-containing protein, whose protein sequence is MIVIVSLVLSAIAYAEEPDSLRQDRSMFIPEVHINDRAVSLQAELYPEVYANGSAAGDMAWVAANSSELSAFWNNFGDSALVLLARLSGLQWRETGFDMYLLRYFPTSGSAEPLLLPIGGVRQGSLIEAVPVGAVSTFNLIFHLSERMLAQATRPDASGFFFVANHPLMDPTPFRRQQLAMLLALAAGQELLGSDSTSAAYESIFWRRQFAARPLFEQYFKTNWILKPDHPLARWLADEPATSELVLATALPEEPSLERKPRRQFIEGVPLKGEFGFAARMNSSNRLIVEKIDETRLAYLCGLRQGDIINQVNGRRVASQRELIEEILKDFESSGALLQIARGSAKQTIFLRPTKSAPATVTSQEPASDSIRR, encoded by the coding sequence ATGATCGTCATCGTATCACTGGTGCTGTCGGCGATTGCGTATGCCGAGGAACCGGACTCTCTCCGACAGGACCGATCCATGTTTATACCGGAGGTCCATATCAATGACCGGGCGGTGTCTCTGCAGGCGGAATTGTATCCCGAGGTATATGCGAACGGATCGGCCGCCGGAGACATGGCCTGGGTTGCCGCCAATAGCAGTGAGTTGTCCGCTTTCTGGAACAACTTCGGGGACTCCGCCCTGGTTCTGCTGGCCAGACTGTCCGGGCTGCAGTGGCGGGAGACCGGGTTCGACATGTATCTCCTGAGATATTTCCCGACCTCAGGCTCGGCTGAGCCGCTGCTTCTGCCGATCGGCGGTGTCCGCCAGGGGTCGTTAATCGAGGCTGTGCCTGTCGGTGCGGTGTCGACATTTAACCTGATTTTCCATCTGTCCGAACGGATGCTGGCGCAGGCGACCCGCCCTGATGCCTCGGGCTTCTTCTTCGTGGCGAATCATCCCCTCATGGATCCCACGCCGTTTCGACGGCAGCAACTGGCGATGCTTCTGGCGCTGGCCGCCGGTCAGGAACTGCTGGGATCCGATTCGACCAGCGCTGCATATGAGTCCATATTCTGGCGGCGGCAATTCGCGGCTCGACCACTGTTTGAGCAATATTTTAAGACCAATTGGATATTGAAACCGGACCATCCGCTGGCGCGCTGGCTGGCCGATGAACCCGCGACCTCAGAACTCGTACTGGCCACTGCTTTACCGGAGGAACCGTCGCTCGAACGCAAGCCGCGGCGGCAATTCATCGAGGGGGTCCCGCTCAAGGGGGAATTCGGTTTCGCAGCGCGGATGAACAGCAGCAACCGATTGATTGTTGAGAAGATCGATGAAACACGATTGGCGTATCTGTGCGGCCTGCGACAGGGCGATATCATCAATCAGGTCAATGGCCGGCGGGTGGCGTCGCAGCGCGAATTGATCGAGGAGATCCTCAAGGACTTTGAATCATCAGGTGCACTGCTTCAGATTGCGCGCGGCTCCGCCAAACAAACGATCTTCCTTCGACCCACCAAATCCGCTCCAGCTACCGTCACGTCTCAGGAACCGGCTTCCGATTCAATCCGACGCTGA
- a CDS encoding DUF4430 domain-containing protein: MPPLPLIHRHPTCLLALVLAVMLTGCGQNENRAGSPPEASADSVVIELAGRDSVSVFDLLRSSHELEFKSTAMGMFVRSIDSVANSSAAYWVYSVNDTMPKIASDKMLTRTGDRVRWHLRKTKQ; encoded by the coding sequence ATGCCACCCCTGCCCCTGATCCATCGTCATCCCACCTGTCTGCTGGCGCTGGTGCTCGCGGTGATGCTCACAGGATGCGGACAGAACGAGAACAGAGCCGGCTCGCCACCGGAAGCATCCGCGGACAGTGTCGTGATCGAGCTGGCGGGGCGCGACTCGGTCTCGGTATTTGATCTGCTGCGCTCTTCACATGAACTCGAATTCAAATCCACGGCCATGGGAATGTTCGTCCGGTCGATCGATTCGGTTGCCAACAGCTCGGCCGCGTACTGGGTGTACTCGGTGAACGACACGATGCCCAAGATCGCCAGCGACAAGATGCTTACGCGTACGGGCGACCGCGTCAGATGGCACCTGCGCAAGACGAAGCAATAG